In Planifilum fimeticola, the following are encoded in one genomic region:
- a CDS encoding adenine deaminase C-terminal domain-containing protein, whose translation MMLQNSGVLSRIIDVASGRADPDLLLTGGRVLNVYTGRLEEVDVAIAAGRIAYVGSLEEAKIGPGDRTRIVDVTDRVLVPGYIEPHAHPFQLYHPVTLTEKVLPLGTTVLICDNLFLFSRMATEEFLSLADDLARLPVHLFWWARFDSQATLPNEDELFSHERVRDLLSHPRVLQGGELTAWPSLLAGDERMVRWIEELRGLGKRVEGHAPGSSYKTLARLAAAGVTGDHEPITPEEVWDRLRLGYMTTLRHSSLRPDLPILLEGLLKKDNVPWHRLMMTTDGPTPAYLRHGFVDYLIKTALEAGCDPVEAYRMVTINPAVYYRLDEHLGGIAPGRVADINVLSGLDQPTPVQVIAGGRIVAEEGKLLIPLPRMDWSRYGELVTSFSWRADADHFALSLPSGGSYPVIQLLNPVITRVTEESLPVRGGRVQLSPEDDRLLAHLVDRDGAWITRGVLRGFGRGIDGLASTYNGSGDLLVLGQRPDAMAQAANRALEQGGGIVWIQGDEERFNLPLPIGGGMSERPVDELIFLTEQLTRELKAFGHPFYDPIYTFLFLSSTHLPQVRLTARGLLRIKDGRVLVPAERLK comes from the coding sequence CGTCGCCTCGGGAAGGGCTGACCCCGATCTCCTGTTGACCGGGGGACGGGTGCTCAACGTGTATACCGGCCGGCTGGAGGAGGTGGATGTGGCGATCGCCGCGGGCCGGATCGCCTACGTGGGTTCCCTGGAGGAGGCGAAAATCGGGCCGGGCGATCGCACCCGCATCGTCGATGTGACGGATCGGGTGTTGGTCCCGGGGTACATCGAGCCCCACGCCCATCCTTTTCAACTGTATCATCCGGTCACGTTGACGGAAAAGGTGCTGCCCCTCGGAACGACGGTGCTGATCTGCGATAATCTGTTTCTGTTCAGCCGAATGGCGACGGAGGAATTCCTTTCCCTGGCGGACGATCTCGCCCGTTTGCCGGTCCATCTGTTTTGGTGGGCCCGGTTCGATTCCCAGGCCACGTTGCCCAATGAAGACGAATTGTTCTCCCATGAACGGGTGCGGGATCTGCTATCCCACCCGCGGGTGTTGCAGGGCGGGGAGCTGACCGCCTGGCCCTCCCTGCTGGCGGGGGATGAGCGGATGGTGCGCTGGATCGAAGAGCTTCGCGGGTTGGGAAAGCGGGTGGAAGGACACGCTCCGGGATCTTCGTACAAGACCCTGGCCCGGCTGGCGGCGGCGGGGGTGACGGGAGACCACGAGCCGATTACTCCGGAAGAGGTGTGGGATCGCCTGCGGCTCGGCTACATGACCACCCTTCGCCACAGTTCTCTCCGCCCCGACCTGCCGATCCTTCTGGAAGGTCTGTTGAAAAAGGATAACGTCCCCTGGCACCGGCTGATGATGACGACCGACGGTCCGACGCCGGCCTACCTGCGCCACGGCTTCGTTGATTACCTGATCAAGACGGCCCTGGAAGCGGGATGCGACCCGGTGGAGGCGTACCGGATGGTGACCATCAACCCCGCCGTCTATTACCGGCTGGATGAGCATCTGGGAGGGATCGCCCCGGGACGGGTGGCCGACATCAACGTGCTCTCCGGCCTGGACCAGCCGACGCCGGTGCAGGTGATCGCCGGCGGTCGGATCGTCGCCGAAGAGGGCAAGCTGCTCATCCCCCTGCCCCGGATGGACTGGAGCCGGTACGGAGAGCTCGTCACCTCCTTCTCCTGGCGGGCCGATGCGGATCACTTTGCCCTCTCCCTCCCATCCGGCGGGTCTTACCCGGTGATTCAACTGCTCAACCCGGTGATCACGCGGGTCACCGAGGAGTCCCTGCCCGTCCGAGGGGGGCGGGTTCAGCTTTCGCCGGAGGATGATCGCCTGTTGGCCCATCTGGTCGACCGGGACGGCGCCTGGATCACCCGGGGCGTCCTGCGGGGCTTCGGCAGGGGAATCGACGGTCTGGCCTCCACCTACAACGGTTCCGGAGATCTGCTGGTGTTGGGGCAAAGGCCCGACGCCATGGCCCAGGCCGCCAACCGGGCGCTGGAACAGGGGGGAGGGATCGTCTGGATCCAGGGAGACGAGGAGCGCTTCAACCTTCCCCTGCCGATCGGCGGTGGAATGAGCGAGCGGCCGGTGGACGAGCTGATATTCCTGACGGAACAGCTGACCCGGGAGCTGAAGGCCTTCGGCCACCCCTTCTACGATCCGATTTATACGTTCTTGTTCCTCTCCTCCACCCATTTGCCGCAGGTCCGTCTGACCGCCCGCGGCTTGCTGAGAATCAAGGACGGGCGGGTGCTGGTCCCGGCGGAGCGGTTGAAATAA
- a CDS encoding DUF1641 domain-containing protein: MGDITWKRDRAGDWEEDALRSMTLEMVGRLAERGAVALELLDDILQPETLTLLRRLPEASDSLHRVLDLVQRLEESGALSALAELAELLARLRSTWTGPMAAAAAEKAGKAVEAADDLVQKGFPELAHGILTAVESAREELRGAGDSPSLFRLLRSMSDPEVREGIRFMLSFAKALSKGLKDGQS; the protein is encoded by the coding sequence ATGGGAGACATCACTTGGAAAAGGGACCGGGCAGGGGACTGGGAAGAGGATGCCCTCCGGTCGATGACCCTGGAGATGGTCGGCCGGTTGGCCGAGAGGGGGGCTGTCGCCCTGGAGCTGCTCGATGACATCCTGCAGCCCGAAACCCTGACCCTTCTGCGCCGGCTGCCCGAAGCGAGCGACAGCCTGCACCGGGTCTTGGACCTTGTGCAACGGCTGGAGGAAAGCGGGGCGCTGAGCGCCCTGGCCGAACTGGCGGAGCTTTTGGCCCGGCTGAGGAGCACCTGGACCGGTCCGATGGCGGCGGCTGCGGCGGAGAAGGCGGGGAAGGCGGTGGAAGCGGCAGACGACCTGGTGCAGAAGGGATTTCCGGAGCTGGCGCACGGAATCCTGACGGCCGTCGAGTCGGCGCGCGAGGAACTGCGGGGAGCCGGCGATTCCCCTTCTCTTTTCCGGCTCCTTCGTTCGATGTCGGATCCGGAGGTTCGGGAAGGGATCCGTTTCATGCTCTCCTTTGCCAAGGCCCTGTCCAAGGGGCTGAAGGACGGGCAATCCTGA
- a CDS encoding FAD-dependent oxidoreductase, producing MRKIVIVGGVAGGATAAARLRRLSERYRIVLFERGEHISFANCGLPYYVGGVIRDRDRLLLQTASGMSKRFRIDLRMLTEVTAIHRERKTVSARDLRTGEEYEESYDTLILSPGARPILPPIEGMDQAKAAFALRTIPDADRIKAYVEREKPTSAAIIGGGFVGLEMAENLVERGVKASLVEMADQVLPPLDREMAAMVHAYLKECGIRLHLEDGLKALEKGGRRLVLHSGETLEADMIILAVGVQPENELARKAGLELGVRGAIRVNPRLQTSDPDIYAIGDAVEVKDYVHGFPTHVPLAWPANRQGRLVADIIHGFDVYYAGTLGTAIVKLFGLTVAATGNNEKTLKRLGIPHEAVHVFPSSHAAYYPNASPLALKLIFDRETGRIFGAQAVGEEGVDKRIDVIATAIKGGLTVRDLPDLELAYAPPFSSAKDPVNIAGYAATNILDRLVEVLQWNELDDHLASGGILLDVRTPREVEGGGIDGAVHLPLDELRDRLGELPKDKTIGVMCAVGLRGYLASRILMENGFRVKNLDGGYRLYSYAKGGKL from the coding sequence ATGCGAAAGATCGTCATTGTCGGCGGCGTGGCGGGAGGCGCGACGGCCGCGGCCCGCCTGCGCCGGTTGAGCGAACGGTATCGGATCGTCCTGTTTGAAAGAGGGGAGCACATTTCCTTTGCGAACTGCGGCCTGCCCTATTACGTCGGCGGCGTCATCCGGGACCGGGATCGGCTCTTGCTTCAAACCGCTTCAGGGATGTCGAAGCGTTTCCGGATCGACCTTCGCATGTTGACCGAAGTGACGGCCATCCACCGGGAGCGGAAAACGGTGTCTGCGAGAGATCTCCGCACGGGAGAGGAATACGAAGAATCCTACGACACGTTGATCTTGTCCCCCGGCGCCAGGCCGATCCTGCCGCCGATCGAGGGAATGGATCAGGCGAAGGCCGCGTTTGCCCTTCGCACCATTCCCGACGCGGACCGGATCAAAGCCTATGTCGAGAGGGAAAAACCGACAAGTGCCGCAATCATCGGCGGCGGGTTTGTGGGTCTCGAGATGGCGGAGAATCTGGTCGAGCGCGGCGTGAAGGCGTCGCTGGTGGAGATGGCGGATCAGGTGCTGCCGCCATTGGACCGCGAGATGGCCGCCATGGTTCACGCTTATTTGAAGGAGTGCGGCATCCGCCTGCACCTGGAGGACGGGCTGAAGGCCCTGGAAAAGGGGGGACGACGCCTTGTCCTCCACAGCGGAGAAACCCTGGAAGCCGACATGATCATCCTGGCGGTCGGGGTGCAACCGGAAAACGAGCTGGCCCGGAAGGCCGGCCTCGAGCTGGGAGTCCGCGGCGCCATCCGGGTGAATCCGCGCCTGCAGACTTCCGATCCCGACATCTATGCCATCGGGGATGCCGTCGAAGTGAAAGACTATGTTCACGGATTTCCGACCCATGTCCCCCTCGCCTGGCCGGCCAACAGGCAGGGACGGCTGGTGGCCGATATCATACACGGCTTTGACGTGTATTACGCGGGAACCCTCGGCACCGCCATCGTGAAGCTTTTCGGGCTGACCGTCGCGGCGACGGGCAACAACGAAAAAACCCTGAAGCGGCTCGGGATCCCCCATGAAGCGGTCCACGTCTTTCCATCCAGCCACGCGGCCTATTATCCCAACGCGTCACCGCTGGCGCTGAAACTGATCTTTGACCGGGAGACGGGCAGGATCTTCGGCGCCCAGGCCGTCGGAGAAGAGGGGGTCGACAAACGAATCGACGTGATCGCAACGGCGATCAAGGGGGGACTCACGGTCCGGGACCTGCCGGACCTGGAACTGGCCTATGCCCCTCCCTTTTCCTCTGCGAAGGATCCCGTCAATATCGCCGGTTATGCGGCGACAAACATCCTCGATCGGCTGGTGGAGGTCCTTCAGTGGAACGAGCTGGATGACCACCTCGCTTCCGGAGGCATCCTTCTCGATGTGCGCACGCCGCGGGAGGTGGAAGGCGGGGGGATCGACGGGGCCGTTCACCTCCCCCTGGATGAACTGCGCGATCGGTTGGGGGAGCTTCCGAAGGACAAAACGATTGGTGTGATGTGCGCGGTGGGCTTGCGCGGATATTTGGCGTCCCGGATCCTCATGGAAAACGGTTTTCGGGTGAAAAACCTGGACGGGGGGTATCGACTGTATTCGTACGCCAAGGGCGGGAAACTTTGA
- a CDS encoding NAD(P)/FAD-dependent oxidoreductase, with product MGKRIVVLGGGAAGTMVANRLARRLTDSIRSGELEILLITRSEQHLYQPGFLSVVFNEKFPEQIVREEKSLVHRGVTLVFDEIKRIRPDRRCVQSRTTEYPYDYLVIATGSRPDFDGVPGLKESARHFYSLEGALRLRDALASVKKGRILIAVDQPHKGPGAPLEFALMLDDYLRRRGIREGIRLKYAYSDGRLHRMQPVADWALSQFEQRGIVHQPFFRLEKVDPLRKRVFTADGEEHPFDVLVAVPAHRGAPVVADSGLGDERGFVPTDRLTLKMEGDDRVYVLGDATNLPLPKGGSAYYQSEVLVQNLVSRLKGLPETSVYDGKGAFFLGNSFRDAGFIAFDYSRFPKSVSSSEVLRWFKGMQGPAYWLNVRAIL from the coding sequence ATGGGCAAGCGGATCGTCGTTCTCGGCGGAGGCGCGGCCGGCACCATGGTCGCCAACCGGCTTGCGCGGCGGCTGACGGATTCGATCCGGTCCGGGGAGTTGGAAATTCTGTTGATCACCCGTTCCGAGCAGCATCTGTACCAGCCGGGTTTTTTGTCCGTCGTGTTTAACGAAAAATTTCCGGAACAGATTGTCCGGGAGGAAAAGAGCCTGGTCCATCGGGGAGTGACGCTGGTTTTCGACGAGATCAAGAGAATCCGGCCGGACCGACGCTGCGTGCAATCCCGGACGACGGAGTATCCATACGATTACCTGGTCATCGCCACGGGGTCCCGCCCGGATTTCGACGGTGTCCCCGGGCTGAAGGAGAGCGCCCGCCATTTTTATAGCCTGGAAGGTGCCCTGCGGCTGAGGGATGCGCTGGCTTCCGTGAAAAAGGGACGGATTCTCATCGCGGTGGATCAGCCCCACAAGGGGCCGGGAGCTCCCCTGGAATTCGCCTTGATGCTGGACGATTATCTCAGGAGGCGGGGAATCCGGGAAGGGATCCGGCTGAAATACGCCTATTCTGACGGCCGGCTCCACCGGATGCAACCGGTGGCCGATTGGGCCCTGTCCCAATTTGAGCAGCGCGGCATCGTCCATCAGCCCTTCTTCCGGCTGGAAAAGGTGGATCCGCTTCGGAAAAGGGTGTTCACCGCGGATGGAGAGGAGCATCCCTTCGATGTGCTGGTCGCCGTTCCCGCCCATCGGGGAGCGCCCGTCGTCGCGGATTCCGGGCTCGGCGACGAAAGGGGGTTTGTCCCCACCGACCGCCTCACGTTGAAGATGGAAGGCGACGACCGGGTTTACGTCCTCGGGGATGCGACCAATCTTCCGCTCCCGAAAGGCGGCTCGGCTTATTATCAGAGCGAGGTCCTGGTGCAAAACTTGGTCAGCCGGCTGAAGGGATTGCCGGAGACTTCCGTCTATGACGGAAAAGGGGCCTTCTTTTTGGGAAACAGCTTCCGGGATGCCGGTTTCATCGCCTTTGATTACAGCCGCTTTCCGAAATCCGTTTCCAGCTCCGAAGTTTTGCGGTGGTTCAAGGGCATGCAGGGGCCGGCGTACTGGCTGAATGTCCGCGCAATCCTGTGA
- a CDS encoding YgaP family membrane protein — protein MDKNVGRVDRWIRVIIGLALLSLPVFAEGNLKWLGLLGLVPLLTAAVSRCPLYSLCGIRTCSSEKAK, from the coding sequence ATGGACAAAAATGTGGGGCGTGTCGATCGCTGGATTCGGGTCATCATCGGCCTGGCTCTCCTGTCCCTGCCGGTGTTTGCGGAAGGGAACCTCAAGTGGCTGGGTCTGCTCGGCCTGGTTCCGCTGTTGACGGCGGCGGTGAGCCGGTGTCCCCTGTATTCCTTGTGCGGAATTCGAACGTGTTCCTCGGAAAAAGCGAAGTGA